The DNA window GAGTTCGCAACCAGGAGTCCACTGCGGAACCGTCAGCACGCTGTAGTTTGATGTACTCATCCATTGGTAGCCGCGGGTCTCGTTGCTTTTGATTGGGACGAACCGGCACAGACAATTCGTCGAAGCCCATTTGCCTGGCACAGGTCTTCAATGCGCCCAACATTGCCAGTGCATTGCCAATACCTCGAGCTCTGGGCGCTAAGGTGATTTCGAGTGCACTCATTGTGGTTGGTTTGCGACCAATAAGTTTATCCTCATGCGCCCAGCGGATAACTTGGTCCCAACCGCCGTCAGGCAATTCGGTACGCCCATCAACGTTGAGTGCAAACGGCACGCCGAAAGCACGAGCAACGGCCTCTTCATCCATAAGTCCTACAAAAGCATAGTCTAGGTAGTTAAAAAATACGGCTTTCCCAAAGTACAGCCTTGCAGTTTGATCCTGGCGAATGAAGTTGGGCCAAAGAGCATCGAAATCCGGGGAGAAAACTGAGGGAATCAGATCGGGCCGTTCCCGCAATGAAAATATTTTTAAGCTCATTCTTCTATCTCGCGTAACCCTGTCTCACTTGCTCATTCGTATCAGTTGCCCCCCAGTCAGCAGCTTACTCTTTGCGGGCAATGGCACATTTGAACCCAATGTTGCCGACCCAGAGAGAACGATCGTCGAAAACCGCTTCACGTCGGAATTCGCGCCCTTTAGGGGCCCTTGTCCCGATCATATCCGAGATCCCTCAAAGGGATTTTACATTCGGGGAACTGAGCGTCGAAGACATGTTTGGTTGTCTTGGCAGGGAACTTCCTTCCGCTGCGGGCCATAGCAAAAATGATCTCGGGAGTAACTATCTCTCCCGGGCGCCAAGCATCTACACGAACACCGTGGTAGTCTAGTAAGATTGCCGGCAATACTCTCAATTGAAGCCGCTTGGCGACAGCCAGCCTGTGATGGCCATCCATTACAAAAAGCGCTTCCTTATGGACAGCAATTGGAGCCTTCCAGAATTTGGCTTGGAGAATCTCTTCTTCAAGCTCAAGAACGTGTCGGCAATCAACCTCTTCGGTCGGGGTCAAATTGTTGGGCTGTAACAGATAGTAGCGCATAAGCATGTCACGTCCGACAGTAAAATGCCCGATGTCTAGCGGAAATCTCGATGTCTCAGCGATGGCGGGCGAAACTCATGATCGTCATGCACTAAACCGGCACTCATTTGGTAACCTACCGGCAACTATGCTTGCAATGCTCATTGGTACAACAAGGTCCAGTGGAGTTGTGACCGTCGTTCCTCCATGTCGAAGTTCCGATGGATCACGCGTGTTCAAAGAATAGCTTCTTAATTCCTGCATACCTTTTCCAACCTCCGGCGATGATGCCTTATCAGACTGCAGATGAGTTTCTCGTGAGGAAGGCCACCTTTTCCAAGGCCATCAGACTTCGATCGAACAAACGCTTAATGCCTCGTTCGCCTGTGTTGATGGCTTCCACAATGAGGCGTGCACTAAGGCAAAGCCGCAACGCAGCAACCTGGACGCCCTCAAGCTCGCCGCAAGGAACCGGTTGTCCAACTTCGCAACGAACTGACAATATTGTGCTACCAGGCATCTTGGCTTTCGTAGCCAAATCCTGGCATAAATGATCGTAAATTCTCTTTGTTTGCGGGGCGGTCAGCGGATTTCTCCTCGCATGTCGATTTACGCGAAATAGTATAAAAGGCAAAATCGTCGGTAGCTGGTCCCAAGAATTGTGGGTGATTGGCAGATGGCG is part of the Sinorhizobium arboris LMG 14919 genome and encodes:
- a CDS encoding ParB N-terminal domain-containing protein; its protein translation is MRYYLLQPNNLTPTEEVDCRHVLELEEEILQAKFWKAPIAVHKEALFVMDGHHRLAVAKRLQLRVLPAILLDYHGVRVDAWRPGEIVTPEIIFAMARSGRKFPAKTTKHVFDAQFPECKIPLRDLGYDRDKGP